The Rhododendron vialii isolate Sample 1 chromosome 5a, ASM3025357v1 genome contains a region encoding:
- the LOC131325692 gene encoding putative F-box protein At3g16210 isoform X1 — protein MAMDSWCLLEDQVIEILVRLPVKSLVRFKCVCKRWCALTRNPSFIAVHLNSNSSNSLVSWNENTDGLIVGHDGYHVLPKFWFGEQPVDLTFGCTTKPDSVFGLCDGIFCLYWYSHDRGTGRPFRQPSIVLWNPATREVNMLPKSLFDFPPYKPVSYCMVGFGFDGKAKTYKVIKLVSFEVGDDEVNCAEVYTSSSGCWRFLPICGNFQDVELCFTDNSMYTNDGVFHGSCFI, from the coding sequence ATGGCAATGGATAGTTGGTGTCTTCTTGAAGATCAGGTTATTGAAATCCTCGTGAGATTGCCTGTGAAATCTCTCGTGCGGTTCAAGTGTGTTTGCAAAAGATGGTGCGCTCTCACAAGAAACCCTAGCTTCATTGCCGTGCATCTCAATAGTAATTCTAGTAATAGTCTGGTCAGTTGGAATGAAAATACTGATGGTCTCATAGTGGGACATGACGGCTATCATGTGTTACCCAAGTTTTGGTTTGGTGAGCAACCCGTGGATCTAACTTTTGGTTGCACGACGAAACCAGATAGTGTCTTTGGTCTGTGTGATGGCATATTTTGTTTATACTGGTATTCTCATGATAGAGGAACGGGACGTCCTTTCAGACAACCTAGCATTGTGCTATGGAATCCTGCAACAAGGGAAGTGAATATGCTCCCCAAATCGTTGTTCGACTTCCCACCATATAAGCCGGTCAGTTATTGCATGGTAGGGTTTGGTTTTGATGGCAAAGCTAAAACTTACAAAGTCATTAAACTTGTATCTTTCGAGGTAGGGGATGACGAGGTTAATTGCGCTGAGGTGTACACGTCGAGTTCTGGTTGTTGGAGGTTCCTCCCAATCTGTGGTAATTTCCAAGATGTAGAACTTTGTTTTACGGATAACAGCATGTACACCAATGATGGTGTTTTCCACGGCAGTTGCTTCATTTGA
- the LOC131325692 gene encoding putative F-box protein At3g10430 isoform X2, translating into MAMGSWSLPGDLVIEILVRLPVKSLVRFKCVCKRWCALTRNPSFIAVHLNSNSSNSLVSWNENTDGLIVGHDGYHVLPKFWFGEQPVDLTFGCTTKPDSVFGLCDGIFCLYWYSHDRGTGRPFRQPSIVLWNPATREVNMLPKSLFDFPPYKPVSYCMVGFGFDGKAKTYKVIKLVSFEVGDDEVNCAEVYTSSSGCWRFLPICGNFQDVELCFTDNSMYTNDGVFHGSCFI; encoded by the coding sequence GTTATTGAAATCCTCGTGAGATTGCCTGTGAAATCTCTCGTGCGGTTCAAGTGTGTTTGCAAAAGATGGTGCGCTCTCACAAGAAACCCTAGCTTCATTGCCGTGCATCTCAATAGTAATTCTAGTAATAGTCTGGTCAGTTGGAATGAAAATACTGATGGTCTCATAGTGGGACATGACGGCTATCATGTGTTACCCAAGTTTTGGTTTGGTGAGCAACCCGTGGATCTAACTTTTGGTTGCACGACGAAACCAGATAGTGTCTTTGGTCTGTGTGATGGCATATTTTGTTTATACTGGTATTCTCATGATAGAGGAACGGGACGTCCTTTCAGACAACCTAGCATTGTGCTATGGAATCCTGCAACAAGGGAAGTGAATATGCTCCCCAAATCGTTGTTCGACTTCCCACCATATAAGCCGGTCAGTTATTGCATGGTAGGGTTTGGTTTTGATGGCAAAGCTAAAACTTACAAAGTCATTAAACTTGTATCTTTCGAGGTAGGGGATGACGAGGTTAATTGCGCTGAGGTGTACACGTCGAGTTCTGGTTGTTGGAGGTTCCTCCCAATCTGTGGTAATTTCCAAGATGTAGAACTTTGTTTTACGGATAACAGCATGTACACCAATGATGGTGTTTTCCACGGCAGTTGCTTCATTTGA